A single Drosophila ananassae strain 14024-0371.13 chromosome 3L, ASM1763931v2, whole genome shotgun sequence DNA region contains:
- the LOC6494934 gene encoding uncharacterized protein LOC6494934: MRERSQTTPRRRRAGPKQALPGTSSEGVGALESPYYTIDNTEDIYGTTLLPSQRCYVDPWDLENYDYVRKKIDDVTVGHLGDEPTYGTGHSLTPSPTYGYGAGMSATMPRPHTETRRVSRAQCQLECCVPQRSRRRSRSARKEPLYTARSDIYGAPSRYEDYMATMTRELHLNDGEEEYGEREEVQPEDIYGEEQRQLYNGFGGFSSASSTEHPSSIGDEMTYPVAQRRATTLQRRSVPSQVARNNINPMGYGTAPHPRRKRSGKAVTSQATPPQIDFPAPPPLSPAYDYCNPYATLPYCSLPDCSECQQQATSLIYAAPSTLYGTLGGGQRGASPHSSGGGDSSLYSGIYARKFGLSKKGLLQIDYSCSWNDLDRVMQRHF, translated from the exons ATGCGGGAAAGAAGTCAAACAACACCCAGAAGGCGACGAGCCGGTCCCAAACAGGCCTTACCCGGCACCTCCTCGGAGGGTGTGGGTGCCTTGGAATCCCCCTACTACACCATCGACAATACGGAAGACATTTATGGAACCACTTTGCTGCCCTCGCAACGCTGCTACGTGGATCCCTGGGACCTGGAGAACTATGATTATGTGCGCAAGAAGATCGATGATGTAACCGTTGGACACTTGGGAGATGAACCGACCTACGGGACTGGTCACTCGTTGACCCCCAGCCCTACCTATGGCTATGGGGCGGGTATGTCGGCCACaatgccacgcccacacacTGAAACGCGTCGCGTGTCCCGCGCCCAGTGCCAATTGGAGTGCTGTGTGCCCCAAAGGAGTCGCAGGCGTAGCCGGAGTGCCCGCAAAGAGCCGCTTTATACGGCCCGTAGTGACATCTATGGGGCGCCCAGTCGCTATGAGGACTACATGGCCACCATGACCAGGGAGCTGCACCTCAACGATGGCGAGGAGGAGTATGGTGAACGGGAGGAGGTTCAGCCGGAGGACATCTATGGAGAAGAGCAGCGTCAACTTTATAATGGCTTTGGAG GCTTCTCCAGTGCCAGCTCCACGGAACACCCCTCCTCAATCGGCGATGAGATGAcgtatccggtggcccagagGAGGGCTACCACCTTGCAACGCCGCTCCGTGCCCAGCCAGGTGGCCAGGAACAACATCAATCCCATGGGCTACGGTACTGCCCCCCATCCGAGACGCAAGCGCAGCGGAAAGGCGGTGACGTCTCAGGCCACGCCTCCGCAGATCGATTTCCCCGCCCCACCGCCGCTTTCGCCCGCCTACGACTACTGCAATCCGTACGCTACACTGCCGTACTGCAGCCTACCGGATTGCAGCGAGTGCCAGCAGCAGGCCACGTCGCTCATCTACGCCGCCCCCTCGACCCTCTACGGAACACTGGGCGGTGGCCAAAGGGGGGCCTCGCCCCACTCCAGCGGCGGTGGTGACTCCTCGCTCTACTCGGGAATTTATGCTCGTAAATTCGGACTGAGCAAGAAGGGTCTGCTCCAGATCGACTATTCCTGCAGCTGGAACGATCTGGATCGGGTGATGCAGcgccatttttga